The genomic segment atcacgtgactttcGTGGCAAGCAGTTTCCGGCTCTTTGCCCGACGGTGAAATACATTCTGTGAGTTCTAACATGGAGGACTGTATCAAGTTAAACACATGACAGTGGGTGATTTGATGGATTTTAGCTACTAAATTTCTCCTAAGATTTCAATCCGATGGGGCAGGGACCTCTTCTCCTTGTATCCAAGCGTTCCCCAATCTCCACCTCTGACAGGATAAGCCACTCGGACTAAACACCGTGTATCCGACTTTATTCACAACTTTATTTCCTTCGTAATTTAGATTAACAGATTAAAATCTTAGCATTTGGAAGCTGAAAAACGAGTAAAGCAAATCGGACACATGTTGTTCGATGTGCAATTAGATTATTGTACAATAAGTTCTTGAATTAATACTTCTATTAAAAAATGACCTCTTGCCATTGTATACAAGCATGTAAAATTGATTTCTGTTGTAATATGTATATTGCCCtccttgggttccctgtggcccCTGATGTTTGATTGGGACCCCCCGTAGGGGCTGGTTCCTCGTTGAAGTTCGGAGTTAGTTGTAATTTAGATTTTGAGAAATATTAGTTGAATTAAACCACGAATTGAAAGCATAATCGTGAGGATCTGAACTTATaacatggtgtcagaagtcAAGTAAAAGTTTAACGAGAATCAAGGTAAAGAATATCGAGAAAAGAATTGAAATTATGGCAGAAGTAGAGTCGCACAGGACTCCTGGTCCACTGGTGCTGGATGCCCAAGCCTCAGAAAATTGGAGGAAATTTATTATGCAGTTCGAAATTTACCTAGTGGCGAAAGGAAAGGATGAGAAACCTGACAAGTTAAAGGTGAACTTGCTACTCAATTGTGCTGGAGCAGATGCAATTGAAGAATAtagtcattttgttttcaacgaAGGAGAAAGCAATGAATCTTATGAAGATGTGTGTAGAAAGTTCAAGGAACACTGTCAGGGAGCAAGAAACGTCATCTATGAGCGCCTTGTGTTTAATCAAAGAAACCAGAAAGAAGGTGAGAGGATGGACAATTTCGTGAGTGAGCTGAAACGCTTATCGTTGACATGTGAGTTTGGGACCCTCAGAGATTCACTGATCAGAGATCGTATCGTGGGAGGGGTGCTATCGAATGAGTTGAGAGGGGAGTTGCTGAAAAAGCCAGATTTGACACTCCAAAGTGCCCATGATTACTGTAGAACCTATGAAGCTGCTGAGTTGCAGAAATTCAAGTTTGCTTCACCAACTGGTTCACAGCAGCCATTGAGTGTACACCCAGTTCAAGGAAAGGAGAGAGCACCTAATCCTACCTGTAAGTTTTGTGGTTTTCAGCACCGTTTCACAAAACCAAGTATTTGTCCTGCCTTAAGAAAGAAATGTAGAAATTGCCAACAAGAGGGACACTTTGCAAAGTTGTGTCCTCTTAAGGGTAAGAAAGAAACACCGGTCAGCACAGTAGAGCAAGAAAACCAGGTTGAGAGTATGGGCCAAGGTGATCGTGGGGGTGATCCACACTTATACTTTGGATCAGTAGAACTTGGGACTGTGTCCAGCCCCAATAGCACAAAGAAGAGCGTGATTACCCTTAAGATTGCACAAAAAGAGGTGAAAGTCAAAGCTGATACAGGTGCAGAGGCCAATGTGATGCCATATCATGTATATAAGGCCATCACTACACAACCGCTACGAAAGATTCATCAGCCTCTTAAAGGATGGCTCGCAGACAAGGCAATTCATCCTGTTGGATGTGTTCGCCTTCCAACCCAGTACAAGAACCGAAAAATAGATCTGCTGTACCTTGTTGTGCATGGAGAGTTTACACCCCTGTTGAGTTGTGAAGCCTGCCTAGACTTAGAGGTGCTCAAGTTTATGAATCTTGACCTGATAGACACACCAGAAAGACTGGCCGAGGAGACCACACAAGGGAATGGCAACAAGCCGAATGCAGAATTGTTGGTAGAAGATCCGGTTCTATCCCAGTACCAAGATTGTTTTAGTAACAAACCGGGAAGACTACCAAACAAGGTACACCTAGAGATAGATCCATCAGTGCCTGCAGTAGTCCACCCCCCTAGGAAGATCCCCATATCCCTGCTTGAACCGACAAGAGAAAAACTCCAAGAGATGGAACAAGATGGGATTATCGTTAAAGAAGAAGAGCACACACCGTGGGTGTCTTCAATGTTGGTTGTTGACAAACGAAAAGAGAAGGACAGAGCCAACCCACCATCTAAAGACAGTGTCCGTATCTGCATCGATCCCAGGGATCTGAATAAGGCCCTCAAGAGGCCACACTACACCATGGTCACTGTTGAGCAAGTTGCCAATCGCCTTTCTGGAGCTACAATGTTCACCACACTGGATGCATGCAGTGGATACTGGCAGGTGGAGGTAGATGAGGAAAGCTCGAAACTTCTGACATTCAACACACCTTGGGGACGGTATAGATTTACACGGGTGCCATTTGGAATTTCATCTGCTCCTGAGATATACCAACGAGAGATGGACAGGCTCTTCGCTGGAGTTGCAGTTGAAATAATTGTTGATGATTTTTTAATCCATGGAAAAGATATAAGTGATGTTGATAGGAAGATGATAGCAGTACTTGAAAGAAGCAGAGAGGTGGGCCTGAAATTTAATCCAAAGAAGATCAAGCTTCGAGTTCCAGAAGTAAGCTATGTCGGACATGTGTTCACATCCGAGGGTTTGAAACCAGATCCTGAGAAAGTGCGTGCAATTAGTGAGATGCCACCCCCATCAGACAAAGATGGCGTGCAGCGATTCTTAGGAACAATCAACTACTTGGACAAGTTCATTGAACACAAAGCTGATCTGCAAGGCCCAATCTCCCAGCTGACCCAGCAAGTAGCAGTTTTCACCTGGGAGAAGCCTCAACAAGAGGCATTCGAGAAGCTCAAAGCTGTGATCACCCATGCACCAGTGTTGGCCTATTTTGACAATCACAAACAGACCATTCTGAATGTAGATGCGAGTAGCACTGGCCTTGGTGCAGTCATCATCCAAGAGGGTAAGCCGATTGCCTTTGGTTCAAAGACTTTGTCGTCTTGTGAGCAGAGATATGCTAACATTGAAAGAGAGTTGTTAGCTATACTATGGGGAGCAGACAAGTTCCACACGTATGTATATGGCAGGAGAGTGATTGTAGAAACTGATCACAAACCATTGGAGGCAATTTTTAGGAAGCCCCTAAATGAATGCCCACCACGATTGCAGAGAATGCTTCTGAAGCTAACCAAGTATGATTTGGATGTGAGATATGTCCCAGGCAAGAAACAAATCATCTCTGATTGTTTGAGTAGAGCCCCACTCACTGACACTACGCCAGTAAGTGAACCAGAGGATGTGATTGGAATCAATCTGATTGAAAATCTGGGAATTGAGAATTCCACATTAAAGAAATTCAGAGATGCATCAAGTAACGATGAAACCTCAAGAGTAGTAATGGAATATGTCCTAGAGGGTTGGCCAGAAGACAAGGATCAGGTTGACGAACTGGCAAGAGAATACTGGAATTACAAGGAAGAGCTTAGTGTTGAAGATGGTTTGCTGTTCAAATCTGATAGAATTGTAGTACCAAGATCCATGAGAGCTGAAGTACTTGAAGATATACATGGAGCACACATGGGTGAGAGTAAGAGTCTGAGTTTGGCAAGAGACTATGTCTTTTGGCCCTCCATGACTGCCCATATTAAGGACCGAGTACGTTCATGTCAGATTTGTAATGCATTCCGCAACCAACAGCAGAGAGAAACCCTACATCCACATGACCTTCCAGGTCTACCGTGGCAGGTTGTTGGAACTGACCTTTTTGAATTTGCTGGCCATTCCTACTTGATTGTGGTTGATTTCTATTCGAAGTATTTTGAAGTTGAACTACTTCGGCAGTCCACTGCCATGTGTGTTGTCAACACCTTGAAGCAAATCTTTGCAAGATTTGGCATTCCAGCCAAAGTGATCAGCGACAATGGCCCACAATACAGTAACACCCGCAATATTTTCAGTACTACCCATGAGTTTAAGCAGTTTGCAGAAGCTTGGGGATTCCAGCATGTAACCAGCTCACCCGAGTATCCCCAGTCCAATGGTGCTGCGGAAAGAGCTGTCCAGACTGCAAAGCGAATCTTTAAGAAAGCAGCAGCAGAGAATAAAGACCCATTTGAAGGTTTATTAAAGTACAGAAATACACCTTTTGACGACATAGGTGTCTCACCTGCCCAACTACTCATGAGTAGGCGTACACGTTCAACACTACCTACCCATCAACGTTTGTTGGTACCTCACCCAGTAGACCCTCACAGAGTGGTAAAGGCATTAGCCCATCGACAAGCAAGTTCACAGATGAGCTATGATCAACACAGCCGGGACCTTCCCCCTTTGGAAGTTGGGGACAAAGTTAGAGTTCGTGTAAACAAAGATAAAGAATGGTGTAAAGCAGAAGTCCTGCCAAGGTCATATGTAGTTGAAGATGAGAAAGGACGTGTATTTCGAAGAAATCGAAGGCACATCATTTATGTCCCGAAGGACACACCCATGAATCCGAAGATGCCAGTGGCTCCCACATACATGAGTCCTCAACCTCAAGTGGTCGCTAGGAAAGCGCAGATCAATGAACCGCCAAGTCCATTGAAAGTACAGGAAGATCAGAGAGAAACAGAAGCACATTCACCCATCAGAACAAGAGCTGGTCGTGAAGTGAAGAAGCCACAAAGACTTATTGAACAatgttaagaacatttttttggtttttttttttttgaacaTTTATTGAAGTTTTGAAAGGGGGGAGATGTTGTAATATGTATATTGCCCtccttgggttccctgtggcccCTGATGTTTGATTGGGACCCCCCGTAGGGGCTGGTTCCTCGTTGAAGTTCGGAGTTAGTTGTAATTTAGATTTTGAGAAATATTAGTTGAATTAAACCACGAATTGAAAGCATAATCGTGAGGATCTGAACTTATAACAATTTCCTTAACGAGTTGGAAAGGCTGTTCGTGTCGTGAGACACTCTAAATGAcctaaataaaaattatatcaTAATTCTAATACACAATGTGCACTTATAGCATCAGCATCATTTTTGGTATCAATGTTTTATGATTTTAACGATGTGGTCTACAATATCTAACGCATTCATAATATGGACGATTATCAGTAACAAAATTAATGACATCTCATAAAGCAGCTTTGTCTTACAGCATGAACCCATAAACGAAAATGAAATTCAAATTCTCTTTATAGATCTctttataataattaagatGTTATTTTCAATACCCATGATGCCCTTCGAGAAACGACACATGATAAATTCACTAATCAAATACATACTCTTAATCTGAATAGGTGTGTGCGATGCAGTAGTAAGTAAAATTAGTTAAGATTAGAACTTGGTGACGCGCTTTTTCCTCTTGACTCTTTTTGCGTCCTCGTCCTGCTGTTCCTCTAAAATTTCCTCGTCCTCGTCTTCTCCATCGATCGGGTTGGTCTGCTCCACGACAGGTTCTTCCAACTCTACTTCAAGGATGCCCAAGTCGCCAACGGCTTCTTCCATTGAAAGTCCTGAAAATCATACACGAAGGCTGGTAAAGGATATCGGCTATATACATCAAATATCAAACCAATATTTTTCTCCATTGAGAGTCCTGAATATCATACACGAGGCTAGATAAAGGGATGTTGGCCATCTAcatcaaatatcaaattatCCATATGTTTGGTCTTTATAGGGCAAGGTTTTAAACTGAGTTCAGTTTATAAACTTAGATACCTAAGTATTAAGGCACAGCATTCAAGCATCCGTTTTAGCAAGCTTTATTCCCTCCTCCTCCCATCTTCCTACCCACAAAGAAATTAGCCAAGGCCCCTCCAGCAATTAACTAATTAATCAAATCACACAATTATTTAAAGATCTACCTCCAAAGTCTGGCCCACTCTGTATCTGGCTCTTCATTTTAAAGCCCTTATTATCTTCCAAACCGAATGCCTCTTCCTGCACCTCGCCTGCTGTCAGTAACATCGTGACACAGCAGCCCAAGGAACAGCGGGGATTCTTGTAGAACGACACGAACACGCGTCCAAATGACACCACGTATTTCACTGGGgaaccaaaaaaataatattatctaAACACAACCCAAGAAGAAAATGACGATTATGATGACAAAATGTTTATTATagtgatgataaaaataaggaatgaaatgaaaaagaaTAAGGAGAAAAGAACATGAAAACATCGAAGAGAAAAATGTGGTAAGATGGCGTTACAATGACGATAAAGAACATCAAGATATCGAGTACGTAGCGGCAATAAggacaacaagaaaaaaagatataatatTTTGCATGGTCTTATATTTTTTGGCACTATCACCGTCGCTTACCTACAATCATTACAGTGGCAAGTACATTAGCAAACACAAGAAGCGCTGCAGTCAAAATCGAGTCAATGAACCTCTGATCAGCATCCAGCAGGGCGCCCTGGTCCACCTTGAGCATCGTACCGACGCAAGTGTTGGCGAACGTCACAATCAGAGACGTCAACTGCAGGGAGTGCTCGAATGAGTCGGGGATCGGCTTGAAGTATGCGTGGAGCATGGCATACGAACCTGAggtaaaatacaaatcaaacAGGGATAAAGTATAAAATCATAAAGTAATAAACTAATGAAAAAAGataaattataaaatattAAACTAATCAGTCGGGGATCGGCCTAAAGTATGCATGGAGCTTTCCTTACGTGCCTGAggtaaaatacaaatcaaacaaagtataaaaaaacgtATGAGTCGGGGATCGGCTTGAAGGAGCATTGGGAATTAGACAAGACGGCACTAAATGGATATATTTGACAGTTTGTAAAAACACGTAAACAACGCAAAGACCCTTCCTCTTCCAAGACCCTGTGGAGTGAGTAGTTGAATGTTTGAAGCATCTATCGACCTTTTATATGACGGGAATACCTTTGGGACAAGAACACTTTGAATTCCATCTTTCATATTCTTATGTTTGGATTTGTATCAGACATTTTGTATCAGACAAACTGAGCAAATCTTTCCAATATTACATCATTCACATTACCAAGCATGCGCACCTGACAGAATGGAAGCTACGCCAAGCGATAATCGTCCCTCAGCACCAATCAGTGCCAGAGCAGAGGACAGCGCCAGCTTTCTGCTCATCTCGATCACTTCCCAAAACCAGCACTCTTCGGCGTAATTCTCAAAAATGAAACTCATCCCTGCAATCAATGGCAAGGTAGAAGCGAACGAGCGCCCGGAACGACGCGTCTTACTAGCAGCAAATACTACTTCTGCAGCTCTGACAAACTTGCTGCTTGGCTTTGTGACCTTTTTCTTTTGGTCTTTATTCCTTGCATCTGCTCCGATGTCGTAGGACCCAAGTTGCAGCTGTTCTATAACATCCGCAGATGGCCTTTTCTCAGAATTATTTGTTGTGATTCCAGTACGTCGAGAGACGTACCTTTCTTCTTTCGTTTCATCAGacggaatgacaaaagcagtTTGCTTTACGATCTTAGGGCGCATCGCTTTCATTTCTCTTTCTTTGAGACTACCACTTGAATCTTGTTGCTTCGTCTTCGAATGAGCCAGACGTTGAAGTTGGTGAGTAACTCGACTTACCACAGCTGCTGGGTCTTTCTCTTCTTCTTGGTCTGTGGCACGTGAGCGTGGTCTTCCAGAACCAGTCGTTTTAATGCTTTCCTTGTAGTGGTATTTCCATAGTACGAACGCCGTCAACAAAGGAATGCCAAGAGGGTAAAGCAACAGGATGTACACAAGATACATAAACGTGTTGTACTTTTCTGTGAAGCACTGAACTGAGTAATCCGCCTTGAGGAAAAATGAGCACTGTGTCCCGTCCATGTCTTGGCAAATCCTGTGACACGCCTGAGGAAGCATTTGCAGAATTGAAGAGCTTGTCTGTGGGTAAGTGATAAACAGGAAAAGAAACGTATTCCTGTAGCATACTTCCTTTGTAGCATCAAGGGCTGCCTTCTTTTCCCTAAGGCTGAAAGAGGTTTTTCTCTTCAGATAGATCTTTCTTATACCGTAGTAGATCCACACAATAGCAATTACTATTGCTGTCATCGAGCAGAAAACTATCAAAGTCCCGTATGCATCTGTCTTGAACCTTACATGAAAGCACTGAAGAGGCGCAATGCGCATGATGTTGAACTGAAGGAAGCTTGCATACTCGCTGAGCTTGATCAAAGCCGGGGGCCATTTGATGTACGAGAATGCGCTTAATGTACCTGAAGTGATCTGGTAAAAAGAGACGAGGATCTTCAGACGAGCAAGGATGATGTCGGTAAGAGATCTCTTGCCATTTGATGCTCGCTTTCGGCCCTTTGCGATCACCACTGCTATGATGCTCACGACAAGCACAAGACCTCCAACCTAAACATTAAGATAAACATGATCGCAGTCAGAAAAAAGCCTTACCAGTGCTAAAGATGTGACATTGTGTAGGTACCTGAACCAGGAGCCATGTTAGAGTAGGGCAGCGAGGGCAAGTTGTAAGGAACTGATAATGGCCATCCTCACAAACTGCACATAAAGGCCCCTTGTAACCAACGGCGCAGTTAGAGTCCAGACCCCCTAGACACGACTCTTCGCGCCGACACAGATGTGGCTGAGGGAAAGATCCATTAAATGTGGACAAATTTCTTGAGTACGTGTTGTTGAAGATTTGAAGCTGACTCGTGAAGTTGATGTATTGCTCCTTTTCCGCGTTTGATCTCCAGCTCCAGAAATAACCATTTTTTAAAGTCATAGATTCGTTGAAACAGACCGCACCAAATTCAGGACATGGAAGACACTCGTCAAACCGGTCTAGACGGTAATAGTTTGACTGGCATATGCATGCTCTGAACCCAGCAAAATCGTCGTTTTTTGTGCCTGGAAAAAGAAAACTGTCAGTTTATGATAGTTTCTCCTTGTTTTTTGTTCTCGTTTTCTACTTGCTTCCCAAATCTTTGAAGTTTTGGTGTTTTATGATATACTAACTTGACAAACATTTCTTTGTGATTTTAATGTAGTTAATAATATCAAACCTTCAGGGCATGGTAGACAGTCCCTCTCGGATGTTCCCGGGGCGGCCTTCAAGCTTACAAATGTTCCGTTTGGACACAGCTGACAGCCATTACCATACCCATGACGATCACCATAAAATGCTAACGAGTCCTGGTAGAACCCTCCTGTGAATACAATGTCGATGCAATTTCCTTCATAAACTATTAGCATCACTGTAGCAACAAAGGTATTAAAAGCTCTACATGGCCTGAAAGCTTCCACCATCTTATTAAATTGTTCGTTTCTTGATCTCatttttttacgttttttAGAAGGGCTCTCGTAAGTTTGTTTTGAGTCCTTTACATTTTAACTTGTACTCAAATGATGTTGTTGAGATGTTGTCTTCCGTGAATTATTCATAAATAAAAGTCGTCTCCCGCTAACTGTGCATTTACTAAATTCAAAGAAACATTTATGGGGGATGGAGGATACTCCATcctttttattaatttattgtgACTTACCTGCAGGGCATTCTCTGCAGTGGAACTGATGGCCGTCTCCGTATGTCAGGTCATACCCAATCATACACGGAGTGCAGGAAAGGGCCGTTCTATTGCATTTGAAGCCCGCGCTTTCAAATCCTTGGTACAGCCTATTAAGGCTTGACATATCCATATATAACATGTTTGTTATCGGCTCGGGTGGGCTTTCTTTTAGCGTGTCgctgcaaagaaaaaagaaacagccTTAAGTTTCCCTCTTACGTCACAATGCTAAATAGTATGCAGCACTTACAACGTCAGACTAAAAAATGGAAGCCATGCCATCCTGCAACTAATAATCTTCAAATGTGTTTCGAGCAGATATctgtaaaatgaaaacaaagataAAAATTTCAGTGAATAATGCATTCATGTTTTTAATCCCGCTAAGTCTAATATTTATTAACTTTTGCCAAATAATTACGaactttgtttaccttacATTTTCGTGGATAATaccaaactttttttttttcgctttgaCAATGCTTTgtaatcataaaaaaacaaagattacaTTCTTTGAATTTTGACCAACAATTATCTGAAATAATTTAATTCAAATTGATGATGGGCCGTTTTCTCTTTACCCTCCTGCgaagagctttctgtgtcgaTCGTTTACTTTGCTCCATATCAACCTCTACTAAAATGAGTCCGGATTTCGCGTCCCCGAAATCGCCCAATCACGGCGAACCTTCTAGATTTCGGTGGCTAGATCAAGATTCCCCCTTCTTTTCATTTTCCTTTCGCGGACTCGAATCGGCTGAGCGTGTTGCCAGTTAAACATCACAGAGAAAAGCGACTTTCAAAATCTAGTTCAACACGCTGTTAGCGCTAAAGAACTATGAAG from the Nematostella vectensis chromosome 4, jaNemVect1.1, whole genome shotgun sequence genome contains:
- the LOC116617545 gene encoding uncharacterized protein LOC116617545 isoform X1, with translation MTTKVRWVLGVVVLITVLLNSASGCPKKCRCYIRSWLITNCRGKILTSFPDNVDNATVELILTYNRLTALPPYQLQLPNLTILDLHDNRINNLSNCATLKGLRRLSILYLSNNFLDSIPDGCFLDLKSLKHLYLYNNHLQMLTPGMLRGPEGLQSLFLGDNQIKKVADDVFQNVSNGFKLDIGRNKMNGVPDAVKGVMDRLSYLDLSSCSISSLEGLVRQPNTWMISLWLGSTGISEIPNGFLDNFPALEALSLSGNNIRVLSNDTFSGLPQIRTLYLSNNKLEQLPSSLFNNNTRLQYLYINNNKLEHLHSSSFSNNAHLLHLNLNNNKLVRLPLYLLSNNTKLEFLSLDFNKLSFLPDGLLHMNHALTSISIAYNQLGYLQNDTFFYNADLQIIYLAGNRLTHLPNAIFRNCRRLVEIIFENNLITSLPENLTDGLNSLQIISFPRNKLSKVPSKIFQNKPSLKIVFLGMNNLSSIQMSGSRSIKLLLIHQNQLVSLDRSMIRSFGWNLEALWASYNNIEEIPDYTFINSLYFRYLVLSNNKIRRITTATFYGAYSLQVLYLSHNPINYIADRALPMGLRHLYLLETHLKIISCRMAWLPFFSLTFDTLKESPPEPITNMLYMDMSSLNRLYQGFESAGFKCNRTALSCTPCMIGYDLTYGDGHQFHCRECPAGGFYQDSLAFYGDRHGYGNGCQLCPNGTFVSLKAAPGTSERDCLPCPEGTKNDDFAGFRACICQSNYYRLDRFDECLPCPEFGAVCFNESMTLKNGYFWSWRSNAEKEQYINFTSQLQIFNNTYSRNLSTFNGSFPQPHLCRREESCLGGLDSNCAVGYKGPLCAVCEDGHYQFLTTCPRCPTLTWLLVQVGGLVLVVSIIAVVIAKGRKRASNGKRSLTDIILARLKILVSFYQITSGTLSAFSYIKWPPALIKLSEYASFLQFNIMRIAPLQCFHVRFKTDAYGTLIVFCSMTAIVIAIVWIYYGIRKIYLKRKTSFSLREKKAALDATKEVCYRNTFLFLFITYPQTSSSILQMLPQACHRICQDMDGTQCSFFLKADYSVQCFTEKYNTFMYLVYILLLYPLGIPLLTAFVLWKYHYKESIKTTGSGRPRSRATDQEEEKDPAAVVSRVTHQLQRLAHSKTKQQDSSGSLKEREMKAMRPKIVKQTAFVIPSDETKEERYVSRRTGITTNNSEKRPSADVIEQLQLGSYDIGADARNKDQKKKVTKPSSKFVRAAEVVFAASKTRRSGRSFASTLPLIAGMSFIFENYAEECWFWEVIEMSRKLALSSALALIGAEGRLSLGVASILSGSYAMLHAYFKPIPDSFEHSLQLTSLIVTFANTCVGTMLKVDQGALLDADQRFIDSILTAALLVFANVLATVMIVVKYVVSFGRVFVSFYKNPRCSLGCCVTMLLTAGEVQEEAFGLEDNKGFKMKSQIQSGPDFGGLSMEEAVGDLGILEVELEEPVVEQTNPIDGEDEDEEILEEQQDEDAKRVKRKKRVTKF
- the LOC116617545 gene encoding uncharacterized protein LOC116617545 isoform X2, which encodes MTTKVRWVLGVVVLITVLLNSASGCPKKCRCYIRSWLITNCRGKILTSFPDNVDNATVELILTYNRLTALPPYQLQLPNLTILDLHDNRINNLSNCATLKGLRRLSILYLSNNFLDSIPDGCFLDLKSLKHLYLYNNHLQMLTPGMLRGPEGLQSLFLGDNQIKKVADDVFQNVSNGFKLDIGRNKMNGVPDAVKGVMDRLSYLDLSSCSISSLEGLVRQPNTWMISLWLGSTGISEIPNGFLDNFPALEALSLSGNNIRVLSNDTFSGLPQIRTLYLSNNKLEQLPSSLFNNNTRLQYLYINNNKLEHLHSSSFSNNAHLLHLNLNNNKLVRLPLYLLSNNTKLEFLSLDFNKLSFLPDGLLHMNHALTSISIAYNQLGYLQNDTFFYNADLQIIYLAGNRLTHLPNAIFRNCRRLVEIIFENNLITSLPENLTDGLNSLQIIFPRNKLSKVPSKIFQNKPSLKIVFLGMNNLSSIQMSGSRSIKLLLIHQNQLVSLDRSMIRSFGWNLEALWASYNNIEEIPDYTFINSLYFRYLVLSNNKIRRITTATFYGAYSLQVLYLSHNPINYIADRALPMGLRHLYLLETHLKIISCRMAWLPFFSLTFDTLKESPPEPITNMLYMDMSSLNRLYQGFESAGFKCNRTALSCTPCMIGYDLTYGDGHQFHCRECPAGGFYQDSLAFYGDRHGYGNGCQLCPNGTFVSLKAAPGTSERDCLPCPEGTKNDDFAGFRACICQSNYYRLDRFDECLPCPEFGAVCFNESMTLKNGYFWSWRSNAEKEQYINFTSQLQIFNNTYSRNLSTFNGSFPQPHLCRREESCLGGLDSNCAVGYKGPLCAVCEDGHYQFLTTCPRCPTLTWLLVQVGGLVLVVSIIAVVIAKGRKRASNGKRSLTDIILARLKILVSFYQITSGTLSAFSYIKWPPALIKLSEYASFLQFNIMRIAPLQCFHVRFKTDAYGTLIVFCSMTAIVIAIVWIYYGIRKIYLKRKTSFSLREKKAALDATKEVCYRNTFLFLFITYPQTSSSILQMLPQACHRICQDMDGTQCSFFLKADYSVQCFTEKYNTFMYLVYILLLYPLGIPLLTAFVLWKYHYKESIKTTGSGRPRSRATDQEEEKDPAAVVSRVTHQLQRLAHSKTKQQDSSGSLKEREMKAMRPKIVKQTAFVIPSDETKEERYVSRRTGITTNNSEKRPSADVIEQLQLGSYDIGADARNKDQKKKVTKPSSKFVRAAEVVFAASKTRRSGRSFASTLPLIAGMSFIFENYAEECWFWEVIEMSRKLALSSALALIGAEGRLSLGVASILSGSYAMLHAYFKPIPDSFEHSLQLTSLIVTFANTCVGTMLKVDQGALLDADQRFIDSILTAALLVFANVLATVMIVVKYVVSFGRVFVSFYKNPRCSLGCCVTMLLTAGEVQEEAFGLEDNKGFKMKSQIQSGPDFGGLSMEEAVGDLGILEVELEEPVVEQTNPIDGEDEDEEILEEQQDEDAKRVKRKKRVTKF